A stretch of the Thiocystis violascens DSM 198 genome encodes the following:
- the guaB gene encoding IMP dehydrogenase yields the protein MRLIQEALTFDDVLLVPAHSRVLPNEVDFHTKLTRGIELRIPLVSAAMDTVTEARLAIAMALEGGIGIIHKNMNAERQAREVLAVKKYESGIIRNPITVAPDVSVREVLALTHANNISGVPVTENGKLVGIVTGRDLRFETRMSAPVSAIMTPQERLVTVREGASREDVVSLLHKHRIEKVLVVNDRFELRGLITVKDIQKAKDFPKASRDSHERLRCGAAVSVGRGTEERIAALVEAGVDVVVVDTAHGHSQGVLDRVKWVKTHYPDLQVIGGNIATADAARALRDAGADAVKVGIGPGSICTTRIVAGVGVPQITAVSNVTEALEGSGVPVIADGGLRYSGDVAKVIAAGAHSVMIGGMFAGTDEAPGEVEIYQGRSYKSYRGMGSLGAMGSSEGSSDRYFQEDTEKEKLVPEGIEGRVPYKGSLINVIHQLVGGLGSSMGYTGCATIEEMRTKPEFVRVSSAGMRESHVHDVQITKEAPNYRIDN from the coding sequence ATGCGCCTGATCCAGGAAGCACTGACCTTCGACGATGTCCTCCTTGTCCCCGCCCATTCCAGGGTGCTCCCGAACGAGGTGGATTTCCACACCAAGCTGACCCGCGGAATCGAACTGCGGATTCCCCTGGTCTCGGCCGCCATGGATACCGTCACCGAGGCCCGACTGGCGATTGCCATGGCGCTGGAAGGCGGCATCGGCATCATCCACAAGAACATGAACGCCGAACGTCAGGCCCGCGAGGTGCTGGCGGTCAAGAAATACGAGAGCGGCATCATCCGCAATCCCATCACGGTGGCGCCGGATGTCAGTGTCCGCGAGGTACTTGCGCTTACCCACGCCAATAACATCTCCGGCGTCCCGGTCACCGAGAACGGCAAACTGGTCGGCATCGTCACCGGACGCGATCTGCGTTTCGAGACCCGCATGAGCGCGCCGGTGTCGGCCATCATGACCCCCCAGGAGCGTCTGGTCACGGTGCGCGAGGGCGCCAGTCGCGAGGATGTAGTGAGCCTGCTGCACAAGCACCGAATCGAGAAGGTGCTGGTGGTCAATGACCGTTTCGAGCTGCGCGGACTGATCACCGTCAAGGATATTCAGAAGGCGAAGGACTTCCCCAAAGCCTCGCGCGATTCGCACGAACGGCTGCGCTGCGGCGCGGCGGTCAGTGTCGGGCGGGGCACCGAGGAGCGTATCGCCGCGCTGGTCGAGGCCGGGGTCGACGTGGTCGTGGTCGATACCGCACACGGTCACTCGCAGGGCGTGCTCGATCGCGTGAAGTGGGTCAAGACCCACTACCCCGATCTCCAGGTCATCGGCGGCAATATCGCCACCGCCGACGCCGCGCGGGCGTTGCGCGACGCGGGCGCGGATGCAGTGAAGGTCGGCATTGGACCAGGTTCAATTTGCACCACCCGCATCGTCGCCGGCGTCGGCGTCCCGCAGATTACGGCGGTCTCCAATGTCACCGAGGCGCTGGAAGGCAGCGGAGTGCCGGTGATCGCCGATGGCGGTCTGCGCTATTCGGGCGATGTCGCCAAGGTGATCGCCGCCGGTGCGCACAGCGTCATGATCGGCGGCATGTTCGCCGGCACTGACGAGGCGCCGGGCGAGGTCGAGATCTATCAGGGGCGTTCCTACAAGTCCTATCGCGGCATGGGCTCGCTGGGCGCCATGGGTTCCTCCGAGGGCTCCAGCGACCGCTATTTCCAGGAAGACACCGAGAAGGAAAAGCTGGTGCCCGAGGGTATCGAGGGGCGCGTTCCCTACAAGGGCAGCCTGATCAACGTGATCCATCAACTGGTCGGCGGTCTGGGCTCCAGTATGGGCTATACCGGCTGCGCCACCATTGAGGAGATGCGCACCAAGCCGGAGTTCGTTCGCGTCAGCTCGGCGGGGATGCGCGAGTCGCATGTGCATGATGTGCAGATTACGAAGGAAGCGCCGAATTATCGCATCGACAATTAA
- a CDS encoding Uma2 family endonuclease, protein MYTQLQYEQHDDRPTEDHIVHLSGLSWDDYERLLDMRGDHSAPRIAYLEGVVEIMSPSRTHEALKSLIGCLVETYCLERDIPFSVLGSWTLKSADRTRGAEPDECYIFGDPERERPHLAIEVVWTSGRIDKLDIYRKLGVAEIWYWRKGRIQPYGLRDERYVPLVASEALPGLDLDLLMSFLDRPTTYEAIRAYREALRLALPREH, encoded by the coding sequence ATGTACACCCAACTCCAATACGAACAACACGATGACCGACCGACCGAGGATCACATCGTCCACCTCTCGGGCCTGAGTTGGGATGACTATGAGCGCCTGCTCGACATGCGCGGCGATCATTCGGCGCCGCGCATTGCCTATCTGGAGGGAGTCGTCGAGATCATGAGTCCATCCCGCACCCACGAGGCGCTCAAGTCATTGATCGGCTGTCTGGTCGAAACCTACTGCCTGGAACGCGACATCCCTTTCTCCGTCCTCGGCTCCTGGACGCTGAAGTCGGCCGATCGCACCCGGGGCGCCGAGCCGGACGAGTGTTATATCTTCGGCGACCCGGAGCGCGAGCGCCCGCACCTGGCCATCGAGGTCGTCTGGACCTCGGGGCGCATCGACAAACTCGACATCTACCGTAAGCTCGGCGTGGCCGAGATCTGGTACTGGCGCAAGGGCCGGATTCAGCCCTACGGACTGCGCGACGAGCGCTATGTTCCGCTCGTCGCGAGCGAAGCACTGCCTGGACTCGATCTGGATCTGCTCATGTCCTTTCTCGACCGCCCGACGACCTACGAAGCGATCCGAGCCTATCGGGAAGCGTTGCGGCTCGCACTGCCACGGGAGCATTGA
- a CDS encoding DUF29 domain-containing protein has protein sequence MNPADLYDRDVRVWAETQVRLLKQGRIRELDVEHLVAELEDMGKSHLRELESRFIVLIAHLLKWQFQLETLAAQWRDFEGKSWRKTIIEQRVQLAFLLDQVPSLKPALQAAMAAAYPAARQLTIKETNLAPKLFPPTCPYAVDQLLDEDFYPETEGRS, from the coding sequence ATGAATCCCGCGGATCTCTATGATCGGGACGTCCGGGTCTGGGCGGAAACCCAGGTGCGTCTTCTCAAACAAGGCAGAATCCGCGAGTTGGACGTGGAGCATCTCGTCGCGGAGCTTGAAGACATGGGGAAAAGCCATCTTCGCGAACTGGAAAGTCGTTTTATCGTTCTGATCGCTCATTTGCTCAAATGGCAATTCCAATTGGAGACCCTGGCGGCTCAATGGCGGGACTTTGAGGGAAAGAGTTGGCGCAAGACCATCATCGAGCAGCGCGTTCAACTCGCCTTCTTGCTCGATCAAGTGCCAAGCCTTAAACCAGCGCTTCAAGCGGCCATGGCGGCGGCGTATCCCGCGGCACGCCAGCTGACGATTAAGGAAACCAACTTGGCGCCAAAACTATTTCCGCCCACCTGCCCTTACGCGGTGGACCAACTTCTTGACGAAGACTTCTATCCCGAGACCGAAGGACGCTCCTGA
- the guaA gene encoding glutamine-hydrolyzing GMP synthase, producing MPNIHADRILILDFGSQYTQLIARRVREAGVYCELHPYDLDAQAIRDFAPSGVILSGGPQSVHEAETPRADPLVFDLQVPVLGICYGLQTMTAQLGGEVVPATHREYGYAQVRARGHSRLLRDIEDHASPEGYGLLDVWMSHGDRVESLPPGFQVIAETENAPLAGIADEERRFYGVQFHPEVTHTRQGQRIIERFVHEICGCGRLWTPDNIIEDSLATIRAQVGTDKVLLGLSGGVDSSVVAALLHRAIGDQLTCVFVDNGLLRLGEGDQVMSTFARHMGVRVIRVDAEERFLGRLKGVSDPEQKRKIIGNTFIEVFDDEASKIQDVQWLAQGTIYPDVIESAGAKSGKAKVIKSHHNVGGLPDDMNLKLVEPLRELFKDEVRRIGVELGLPSEMVYRHPFPGPGLGVRILGEVQRHDAHTLRLADHIFIEELRRADLYDQVSQAFAVFLPVRSVGVVGDNRQYAHVIALRAVETLDFMTARWAHLPYEFLDLVCRRIVNEVPGVSRVVYDITGKPPGTIEWE from the coding sequence ATGCCCAACATCCACGCCGACCGCATCCTGATCCTGGACTTCGGATCTCAATACACCCAGTTGATCGCCCGGCGCGTGCGCGAGGCCGGGGTCTATTGCGAACTCCACCCTTACGACCTGGATGCCCAGGCCATCCGCGATTTCGCACCCAGCGGGGTGATCCTCTCGGGCGGGCCGCAATCCGTCCATGAGGCCGAAACGCCGCGCGCCGATCCGCTGGTGTTCGACCTCCAGGTACCGGTGCTGGGCATCTGTTACGGCCTGCAAACCATGACCGCGCAGCTCGGCGGCGAAGTCGTCCCGGCGACCCATCGCGAATATGGCTATGCCCAAGTCCGCGCGCGCGGGCACTCGCGGCTGCTACGCGATATCGAGGATCACGCCAGCCCCGAGGGCTACGGACTCCTGGATGTCTGGATGAGCCACGGCGACCGCGTGGAATCGCTGCCGCCGGGCTTTCAGGTCATCGCCGAAACCGAGAACGCCCCGCTGGCCGGAATCGCCGACGAGGAGCGCCGCTTCTATGGGGTGCAGTTCCATCCCGAGGTCACGCATACCCGCCAGGGTCAGCGGATCATCGAACGCTTCGTGCACGAGATCTGCGGCTGCGGGCGTCTCTGGACGCCGGACAACATCATCGAGGACAGTCTCGCGACGATCCGCGCCCAGGTGGGCACCGACAAGGTTCTGCTCGGACTCTCCGGCGGCGTCGATTCCAGCGTGGTCGCCGCCCTCCTCCACCGCGCCATCGGCGATCAACTCACCTGCGTCTTCGTCGACAACGGACTGCTGCGACTGGGTGAAGGCGATCAGGTGATGAGCACCTTTGCCCGTCACATGGGTGTGCGCGTGATCCGGGTCGATGCCGAGGAGCGCTTTCTCGGGCGGCTCAAGGGCGTGAGCGATCCGGAACAGAAACGCAAGATCATCGGCAATACCTTTATCGAGGTGTTCGACGACGAGGCCAGCAAGATCCAGGACGTGCAGTGGCTGGCGCAGGGCACCATCTACCCGGACGTGATCGAGTCCGCCGGCGCCAAGAGCGGCAAGGCCAAGGTCATCAAATCGCATCACAATGTCGGCGGACTGCCGGACGACATGAACCTCAAACTGGTCGAACCCCTGCGCGAGTTGTTCAAGGACGAGGTACGCCGGATCGGGGTCGAACTGGGTCTGCCCTCCGAGATGGTCTATCGCCATCCCTTTCCCGGCCCCGGCCTTGGCGTGCGAATCCTGGGCGAAGTGCAGCGACACGACGCCCACACGCTCCGTCTGGCCGATCACATCTTCATCGAGGAACTGCGCCGGGCCGATCTTTATGACCAGGTCTCGCAAGCATTCGCGGTGTTTTTACCCGTGCGCTCGGTCGGCGTGGTCGGCGACAACCGCCAGTATGCCCATGTCATCGCCCTGCGCGCGGTCGAGACACTGGACTTCATGACCGCCCGCTGGGCGCATCTGCCCTATGAGTTTCTCGATCTGGTCTGCCGGCGCATCGTCAACGAAGTGCCCGGCGTCTCGCGCGTGGTGTATGACATCACCGGCAAGCCGCCGGGGACGATCGAGTGGGAGTAG
- a CDS encoding PD-(D/E)XK nuclease family transposase: protein MDFDLFIANSEQCAQALWRFEMRDAHQPQVTLWNRLQLTLIELKKADRLRQETGPLRDWINFFEHWREEQTMAEIEHAPIREALNQVRRLSADDEARRLAFVRERALRDEASLLKEAREEGEQIGMQKGRQEGREEGERLGLQKGRQETARNLIQLGVLSDGQIAQATGLSVAQVEVLRSAAPS from the coding sequence TTGGACTTCGACCTTTTTATCGCCAATTCCGAACAATGCGCGCAAGCTCTCTGGCGTTTCGAGATGCGCGACGCGCATCAACCCCAAGTCACGCTCTGGAACCGACTCCAGTTGACCCTGATCGAATTGAAAAAGGCGGATCGTCTGCGACAGGAAACGGGTCCATTGCGTGACTGGATCAACTTTTTCGAGCATTGGCGAGAGGAGCAAACCATGGCCGAAATCGAGCATGCGCCGATCCGCGAGGCGCTCAATCAGGTGCGTCGGCTGAGCGCCGACGACGAAGCGCGACGGCTGGCGTTCGTGCGCGAGCGGGCGCTGCGCGACGAGGCGTCCCTGCTCAAGGAGGCACGAGAGGAGGGCGAACAGATCGGGATGCAGAAAGGTCGTCAGGAAGGCCGTGAGGAAGGCGAGCGGCTCGGACTGCAAAAAGGCCGTCAGGAAACCGCCCGCAACCTGATCCAGTTAGGCGTGCTCAGCGATGGGCAGATCGCGCAGGCCACCGGACTCAGTGTGGCGCAGGTCGAGGTGCTGCGCTCCGCTGCTCCGTCTTGA
- a CDS encoding alkene reductase: MATEPTSDLFQPYRLGSLTLANRLVMAPLTRSRAGAGDVPTPLMATYYAQRASAGLLISEASQISPQGKGYIQTPGIYSAGQIAGWRQVTDAVHAVGGRIVIQLWHVGRISHPDLQDGGALPVAPSAVMPVGQVFTGQGMVDMVTPRALELDEIPGLVADYRQAARRAQEAGFDGIEIHAANGYLLDQFLRDKTNRRTDIYGGAIANRARLLLEVTDAVLEVWEKDHVGVRLSPLSPVNDIDDSDPEPLFTHVVSELSARGIGFLHVIEGVTGGPRETGHPFQLARLRQLFKGTYIANNGYTRDLALTARAADSADLIAFGKLFISNPDLVERLRRNARLNEPDPATFYGGDERGYTDYPCLGSDC; this comes from the coding sequence ATGGCTACCGAACCGACCAGCGACCTCTTTCAACCCTACCGGCTTGGCAGCCTGACACTCGCCAACCGGCTCGTCATGGCGCCGCTGACGCGCAGCCGCGCGGGCGCGGGCGATGTGCCGACACCCTTGATGGCGACCTATTATGCACAGCGCGCCAGTGCCGGTCTGCTGATCAGCGAGGCGTCGCAGATTTCGCCGCAGGGCAAGGGGTATATCCAAACGCCGGGGATTTACAGCGCCGGGCAGATCGCGGGCTGGCGACAGGTGACCGACGCCGTGCATGCCGTGGGCGGCAGGATCGTCATCCAACTCTGGCATGTCGGGCGCATCTCGCATCCCGACCTGCAGGATGGCGGTGCGCTCCCGGTCGCGCCCTCGGCGGTGATGCCGGTCGGCCAGGTGTTCACTGGCCAGGGAATGGTCGACATGGTGACGCCGCGCGCGCTCGAACTCGACGAAATCCCCGGTCTCGTGGCGGACTACCGACAGGCGGCCCGCCGTGCGCAAGAGGCGGGTTTCGATGGGATCGAGATCCATGCGGCCAACGGATATCTGCTCGATCAGTTTCTGCGGGACAAGACCAATCGGCGTACCGACATCTACGGCGGCGCCATCGCAAACCGCGCCCGGCTGCTGCTTGAAGTCACCGATGCGGTGCTTGAAGTCTGGGAGAAGGATCATGTCGGCGTGCGTCTCTCGCCGCTCTCGCCGGTCAACGATATCGACGACTCCGATCCCGAGCCGCTGTTCACCCATGTCGTCAGCGAGTTGTCGGCGCGCGGCATCGGTTTCCTGCATGTCATCGAAGGCGTGACCGGCGGTCCGCGCGAGACCGGTCATCCCTTCCAGCTTGCCCGGTTGCGTCAGTTGTTCAAGGGAACCTATATCGCCAACAACGGTTACACGCGCGATCTTGCGCTGACCGCTCGCGCGGCCGATAGCGCCGACTTGATCGCCTTCGGCAAGCTCTTCATCTCCAACCCCGATCTGGTCGAGCGGTTACGCCGCAACGCCCGGCTGAACGAGCCCGACCCCGCGACCTTCTATGGCGGCGACGAGCGCGGCTATACCGATTATCCCTGTCTCGGCAGCGATTGCTAA
- a CDS encoding 4a-hydroxytetrahydrobiopterin dehydratase — MSIDNVYSDDAIRNRLATELPRWSLDAGCLQRTYRTSGWKGTLMVINTVGHLAEAAWHHPDLTASYDRVTVSLTTHSAKGVTDKDFELANRIEETVMWRPASGSALEGTPDDVRYAYIQYD, encoded by the coding sequence ATGTCCATTGACAACGTCTACAGCGACGACGCCATCCGCAACCGGCTCGCGACCGAACTCCCACGCTGGTCCCTCGATGCGGGCTGTCTCCAGCGCACCTACCGCACCAGCGGCTGGAAGGGGACGCTGATGGTGATCAACACGGTGGGGCATCTGGCGGAAGCCGCCTGGCATCACCCGGATTTGACGGCCTCCTATGACCGCGTGACCGTCAGTCTGACGACCCATTCGGCAAAGGGCGTCACCGACAAGGATTTTGAGCTGGCGAACCGGATCGAGGAGACGGTGATGTGGCGTCCGGCCAGCGGAAGCGCGTTGGAAGGGACGCCGGATGACGTCCGATACGCATACATCCAATACGATTAG
- a CDS encoding ribonucleotide-diphosphate reductase subunit beta, with translation MLNWDDPLAAAKPGASRLAGILPTSESPDDRLDTLPSPRADYRTRFQSHDTRAHARPGQGLVANLNLMESAGAAPVVAPDPFAAAANQQAELSIEDPLIPGSHQEPDQGAAGGATGLESLELGAGRVRVDDKKIINCRADLNQLVPFKYDWAWQKYLDACANHWMPQEINMNADIALWRDPNGLTDDERTIVKRNLGFFSTADSLVANNLVLAVYRHISNPECRQYLLRQAFEEALHTHAYQYVVESLGLDEGEIFNMYREVPSVARKAEWALPYTQHLADPHFNTGTRENDQTLLRELVAFYVIFEGIFFYVGFVQVLSMGRRNKMTGTAEQFQYILRDESMHMNFGIDVINQIKIENPHLWTPEFREELVTMIRDAVAMESRYAHDTMPRGVLGLNAPMFEEYLQFIANRRCAQIGLPEQYPGASNPFPWMSEVLDLKKEKNFFETRVTEYQTGGALNWD, from the coding sequence ATGCTGAATTGGGACGATCCACTCGCCGCGGCCAAGCCCGGCGCTTCCCGTCTTGCCGGCATCCTGCCGACTTCGGAGAGTCCGGACGACCGGTTGGATACCCTGCCGAGTCCGCGCGCTGATTACAGGACGCGCTTTCAATCCCACGATACCCGCGCCCATGCGCGGCCCGGTCAGGGGCTGGTCGCCAATCTAAACCTGATGGAGAGCGCCGGCGCGGCGCCCGTGGTCGCTCCCGATCCCTTTGCCGCCGCCGCGAACCAACAGGCCGAACTGTCCATCGAGGATCCGCTCATCCCCGGCTCACACCAGGAGCCTGACCAGGGTGCCGCCGGCGGCGCCACCGGACTCGAAAGCCTGGAACTGGGCGCGGGTCGGGTGCGGGTCGACGACAAAAAGATCATCAACTGCCGGGCGGATCTCAATCAGCTCGTGCCCTTCAAATACGACTGGGCCTGGCAGAAATATCTCGACGCCTGCGCCAATCATTGGATGCCGCAAGAGATCAACATGAACGCGGACATCGCGCTCTGGCGGGATCCGAACGGACTGACCGACGATGAGCGGACCATCGTCAAACGCAACCTGGGCTTTTTCTCGACCGCCGATTCGCTGGTCGCGAACAATCTGGTGCTGGCGGTCTATCGTCACATCAGCAACCCCGAGTGCCGCCAGTATCTGCTGCGTCAGGCGTTCGAGGAGGCGTTGCACACCCACGCCTATCAGTACGTGGTCGAGAGCCTGGGTCTGGACGAGGGCGAAATCTTCAATATGTACCGCGAGGTGCCCTCCGTCGCGCGTAAGGCCGAGTGGGCATTGCCTTACACCCAGCATCTGGCCGACCCGCATTTCAACACGGGTACGCGAGAGAACGACCAGACGTTGCTGCGCGAACTGGTCGCCTTCTACGTGATCTTCGAGGGCATCTTTTTCTATGTCGGTTTCGTGCAGGTGTTGAGCATGGGTCGGCGTAACAAGATGACCGGCACCGCCGAGCAGTTCCAATACATCCTGCGCGACGAATCCATGCACATGAACTTCGGCATCGATGTCATCAACCAGATCAAGATCGAGAACCCGCATCTGTGGACGCCGGAGTTCCGGGAGGAACTCGTGACCATGATCCGCGACGCGGTCGCGATGGAATCGCGCTATGCCCACGACACCATGCCGCGCGGCGTGCTGGGCCTGAACGCGCCCATGTTCGAGGAATATCTCCAGTTTATCGCCAACCGCCGCTGCGCCCAGATCGGGTTGCCCGAGCAGTATCCGGGCGCCAGCAATCCCTTCCCCTGGATGTCCGAGGTGCTGGATCTCAAGAAGGAAAAAAACTTCTTCGAGACGCGCGTGACCGAGTACCAGACCGGCGGGGCGCTGAACTGGGATTGA